From the Geovibrio ferrireducens genome, the window GGATGCATCTGTAAGAAAAGCGCTTGAAGAGGCGAAAGAAAAGAAAGCATTGTCCTATGAGTTCTATGACAAGCTGCTTAAAGTCGTGAGCGATCTCAGCACCAAGGAGCTTATAAAAGATCTTATGGAGCAGAAGAATAAGCATAAAGAGATCATCGAGCAGGCGCTTGAGACAGGTTCACTGGAAAACCTCGGTCTTGATGTAAGCTGCCGCTGGAAAGGGCTCGGAATTGGCCAGGGGGTCAAGCCGGAAGTCGTTA encodes:
- a CDS encoding ferritin family protein, whose protein sequence is MMDASVRKALEEAKEKKALSYEFYDKLLKVVSDLSTKELIKDLMEQKNKHKEIIEQALETGSLENLGLDVSCRWKGLGIGQGVKPEVVTGELTVQDVLLIAIRYEDNSVKYYEDLAEKFKDTPAGDVFFKLASDEACHRNDVQRMYDDIVNLEN